In the Nocardia asteroides genome, CACCGGCGCCGACGTCCTGGTCACCGACACCTGGACCAGCATGGGCCAGGAGAACGACGGCCTCGACCGCGTCGGCCCCTTCCGACCCTTCCAGCTCAACGCTTCGTTGCTGGCGCACGCCGGGCCGGATGTCGTTGTGCTGCACTGCCTCCCCGCGCACCGCGGCGAGGAGATCACCGACGAGGTGCTCGACGGCCCGCACAGCGCGGTCTGGGACGAGGCAGAGAACCGCCTGCACGCCCAGAAGGCACTCCTGGTCTGGCTCCTGGAGAAACGTGCGGAGGTACCGCGATGACCCGCCGCATCGGCGCCACCCTCCGACGCCCGAGGCGCCGACGATGACCGCATCACGAAGTCAGTCCGGCCGGGGCCCCGCCATCGCGCGGACCCGCGCCGGACGCCAATCCCGCATCATCGAACTCCTCGCCACCAACCCCGTCCGCAGCCAGGGCGAACTCGCCGCCCTACTCGCAGCCGAAGGCATCGAAACCACCCAGGCCACCCTCTCCCGTGACCTGGACGAACTCGGCGCGGTGAAGCTGCGCGCCGCCGACGGGGGAGCGGGCGTCTACATCGTCCCCGAGGACGGCAGCCCCGTCCGCGGCGTCACCGGCGGCACCGACCGCCTCTCCAAACTCCTCGGCGACCTGCTCGTCTCCACCGACGCGAGCGGGAACATGGCCGTCCTGCGCACCCCGCCCGGGGCCGCGCACTACCTGGCGAGCGCGCTGGATCGGGCGGCGCTGCCGTGGATCGTGGGGACGATCGCGGGGGACGACACGATCGCGGTGATCGCCCGCGAACCGCTGACCGGGGCCGAGCTGGCGGCGAAGATCGAGGAATTGGCTTGAACGCGACCAGCTGAGCGGTGTTCTGCGCGAATAGATCTGACGGCGGCAAGGGCTCACTGTGCATACGTCCACGGTGGGGGTGGTCACCGACGGCAGACAGCTGTCTTCGGCTCTCGCGTGCTTGCCGGGGGACATCGAGATGTGATGAGCTGAGAAATGTATCGCAGGGGGGACTGATATGCAGGTTGATCCACAGCAGCTACGTGCGCTCGCGGCGTCGATGGCCGACATCGGCGGCAAGGTCGACGCGCTCGATGTCCGCACCGGGGGTGACGCGGTCGCCGCGGCGCTGCCGGGGTCTCCGCTCGGCGCAGCCTGCGCGACGGCCACCGAGTACGTCGAGGGTGCGTGGCTGCGGATGGCGATGCGGCATCGGCGAGTCGCCAACCTGTGCCGAGGTAGCGCCGACAACTATGAGGTCACCGAGAACGAGTTTCGTGACAAGCTCACGCAGATGGGCGCGAACCTGTGACCGAGGTCCCGACACGGACCCAGCTCACCTCGTGGGAACCGTGGAAGCTCTCCGCAGCGGGCACTGAAGCCAAGGAGCGCAACTCCGACTTCCTCGGTCTCATCGACAGCACCGCTGCGCAGATCCGGGACGCGGGCAAGCAGTGGGAGGGCGACGCGTACTGGTCGGCCTATGACCGGGTTGTCGGTGATCGCGACAATGGCAACAAGGTCAAGCAAGCGGTCGACGAGCTTGCCGACGCCATGATCGACGGTGGCACGGTCCTCACCGACTACCGCCGGGTCGTCCTCGGCAAGGTCGCTCTCGCCACCGAAGACGGCTTCACCGTGTCCGACAGTTGGGCGGTGGGCACTCCGGGCGGCCCAACGGACGATCGCGAAGACGATCGCTCGGCTCACCAGACGGCCATCGCCACCGCTCTGAATGAACTGCTCGGAGCACAGGCCGGGATCCATACCGCGATTACCGCTGCGGCGGAGGAGGTTCGCGTCCGAGGCGACAATCTCGGTGAAGGCGACAGTGCGGACAACGCGAACGGCCAGCTGCTCGGTGTGTCGGATCCGGTGATTCTTGCTCCTGGGCAGAGCTCGCCCGCTCAGCAGGAGATCGATGCGAAGTACGACTACTACGCGTCCCTGATCGAGAAGAATGGCGGCTCCGTCGACGGCGGACCGGACCAGAAGAATATGATCGCGATTCGCCGGGAAACCAGTGTCTTCGCGAACAACGGCCAGGGAGTCTACGACGACAAGGCTGTCCTGATCTGGGTCGATGACCACGGCGTCAGGCACGTGAGCGAATACCGGGCGAACACGGACCCGACGGCGCGGTACATCGACAATCCCAGCGAGACCCGGGACGTCAACGGCGATGGAACGCGGGAACTGGGCCGCCTTCCCGCGGGCACCTACGAGTACGGACACAACTGGTTCAAGAACAAGCACGACACGGTGGGGGACGGCAACGTCTTCACGATGCCGGAGAGCGCTCGAGTCGCGGCGGAATACGATACGAACCACGACGGATTCTTCAATGACAGTGCCACCGGCCCGGGCGGGGAGTCCATGTTCTGGCATTGCGGGCGGGAAGGCGATGTGGCCAGCGCGGGCTGCCAGACAATGCCTCCCGATGACTGGAGCCGGTTCACCTCCGATATGGGTGTGTCCGTGACCGACAAGTACACCGGTGAACAGGTTCCGCTGCGCTATACGTTGGTGAACGAGAATCCGGCCGATGGGAACACGGAGTACAGACATGTCGAAGAGGGAGTCGCCTGAGCACCCCAGGCCGCCGGCTCCGGCGGCCTGGACAGTGCCGATGGTGGTGGCAGCGGTCGCGACCGCGCTGTGCTGCGCCCTGAAACTGTGGGCGGACGTGACGACGTTCGCCGACGAGGAATTCTGGCTGCCCCTCGGGCTTCTGATCGCCGTACCGGTAGCGGTGTGGTCGGTGCTGATCGCCATCGGCTGCGTGCGGTACGCGAACTGGTGGCGCCTGGGATTGCTGGTCCCGCTGTTCGTGGCGGTGACCGTGGCGCTGGCCGGATTCGCGGTCCCGGGCCGGATCGGCTGGCAGTTGGCCCGAAGCGAGATGGATCGGGCCGCCGCGGAGTGCGACACTTTGCAGGGCGGGCAGTCGGATGGCTCGTACAGAAGCGCGACCATCGGTGTCTACGATTTTCATCATGTCGAGAGCGGGGCCGGCGGAGAATGCGAATTCTATCTGTCGAAGCATTACCCGGGAGTGCGTAGCGGTTTCCTCTATCTCCCGAATGGCGCAGCCCCCGTCAGCGATATCGATCACGAGTACGTTCGCCTCGGGGATTCTTGGTACTACTTCAAGACGTGATCTCCGCCTCGGCTTTGTCTCGAGCGACTCCGCCTGGTATCTACTCCTCCGGTGCGCACGGCCTCGGGCAGGTGAAGCCGGTGTGCGCCGCCGTGAATCTCGCCTGAGCCAGGTTGTGGCGCGACCGTGGGGGCCGGGGATCAGCCGGATCGCGGGGGAGATGCAGGAGGCGTTGCTGCAGCAGGATCGAAGGCTCCCTGTGCCCTATGCTGGCCTCGAACCTCGGGGAGGAGTTCGTGCGTGAATCCTGATCTGCCGCAGCCGCAACCCGGATATCGGCCTGCGCCGTTCCAGGCGAGAAGTGATCGCGATGTGCTGACGCCGAATCAGCGGATCGTATTCCTCGCCGCCTACCTGTTCATCGGGTTCGGCCTGTTGGCTACTGCGGTGGTGGTGGGGTACCTCGGTTGGCGTTCGGACTTCGAGGCATGGTTGGACAACGACTCGGGATTCCGAGGTGATTCACCATCGCTTGTCCCGCGGTTGGTGGGCTCCGCACTCTTCACCACTGCTCTCGGGGCTCCGCTGCTCCTGATACTCGCCGTGCTCGAGGCGAAGCTGCGAACCTACATGTTGGAGAGGCCGTTTCGAGGCTGACCGGCGTGGTCACGAGGGTTCGAGGGCGATAGCGATTTTCCCTCCGGTCCGCGGAGTGCGTGCCGGGCGAGAGCCGTGGCGAGGCGTGCCGACCAGAGAAGGGGCAACGAGCGCGGCTCCGGAAATCTTCGCGGCGCCCGGAAACGCCACCTCGACCAGGGGCGCACCCGTCGCCGCATCCATCTCCGACAGCTGAGCGGGTCTCGCACGCGCATACTCCTGTTCGGGTTTGACAAGACAAGATGTCCACGTATGCCCTGAGGGAGGCTGTCACCGCTGACGAAACGGTGAAAGTGCGGGAGGGAAGGTTTCATCGGGGTGGATCCACATGCTGCTCGACACCGTCGCATCGTCATCGCGAAGAACCGATGATGGCGACCCGGGGATTCTTCGACCACTACGACGATCCGGACGAGTTCCGGGACGAGGAACCGATCGTTCGGCAACCGGTGAAGAGTTGGGGGACAGCGCAGTCGACAACATGATCGAGGGGAACCGAATCGCGCAGAACACGTCGATCCAGGTGGGGCTCCCGAACAACCAGTGGCCGCCCGCGGTTCAGAAGGACGTCTACGCACCGCCCGGGTCTTCGGCGCTCGATGATCTGCGTGGTGCCATCGCCGACGGAACCACTCTGGACGGGGACAAATCCGACTGGGAGATCGGCAATACGACGGTTGCCGCACCATGACGCGAGCCTCGGCACGCGAAGCCCTCGTCGCGGTGCTACTCGGTCTCTCGATATTCGGGTGCTCGTCCCAGCCGCCCTCGGCACCACCCCCGGTGGCGAAACCGGCCGCCATGACCCAGGGGGAGCTGTTCCTCGCTGAAGGAGTTCTTCACCGAAGAACTCCAGGCGCGCGCACTCCAGACGATTCCGGTGTCCAAGGACGAGTCCTCGGAGATCTCCATGAGCGGAATGTGCCGAGTCGCGCAGGGGAGTGAATCGGCCGGTCGGGTCGAGTCCCGTCACGCCCCCGGCGACGTCGACCCCACCGAAGGTGTCCCCGATTTCGAGCAGAGCACCGTCGACGGCGTCTCCGTGTGGATCCGGGACCGCACTGCTGACCCACTCGATCCGTCGAACGAGGTTCGCTTCGCGACCCGGGTCGGCGAATGGAACGTCCGGCTGTACATCGAGAACGAGAACACGAACACCGCGGCCGGTCCGTTGCGCCTCACCGACGAGAACAAGCGCGAGGCCGCCCGATTCCTCGTCGACCTTGCCGGGCGGTTGTCCGGTAGCTGAAAGGCACCCCAGCCTTGGTTCGAAGGGACATGGACCGGGCGCCGCGGATCGTGGCACATTGCAGGATTCCGATGCCTACGAAGGTAGACGAAACGGCCGAAATCGTGACCGTCCTAGAGGATCATTTGCGGCTGCTCACCGACGAATCGGGAGTATGAAACGAGCTCGAACAGAAAGATTTGCGCCGGCGGCTACCGCTGTGTCGTGGCGGCCATACCGGCGTGTGGACCGATGAGCGATCGTTCTGCTTCCCCGACCACTCCTACTCGAGGGAGTTGATACGGAAGGGACGAGGCTTTGGTCAATGCCAGCGGGATGTGCGACCCGATCCCCGTCACCCCGGCCGCGTGCCTCTCCGGTAGCCGGCGGGCACAATCTCGCCGGACGGAGGGGCGGCCAAGAGCCGGGATCATCGTAGATCGGCGAGCAACACGTCCAGGAGGGACTCCTCATGAACGATCAGACCGGTCCGGTGCATGGTCGAGGAGAGTTCGGGATCCCAGGGAGTGGGTACCTGCTGACCGGTGAGCGGAAGCCGATGGATGCCGGAATCGATGGCGGCGAGGTAGTCCGCCGCGGACATCCGCCACGGCTCGGCACCGATGGCGTGCAGCCGGGCGGCGATGCCGATGCCGGGCCAGTCGAAGTCGCCGTGGTAGCGAATCCGGACACGTTCGGCGAGCGCGATGCCCGCGGCGGACGGATTGCCGCTGAAACAGATGAGCGGTGCCGGTACCCCCCTCTCCGCCGCGCCTTGTAGCACCTGCGGGTTCTCGCAGGCGGCCACGGTGACCTCCGGTGCGGTCAGCGTGAGGGGGAAGGCGGCGAGTTCGGCGAGCGTGAGGTGGGTGACCAGCCCCAGCTCGGTACGGGTGCGCAGCATCGCCGACCACTGATCGCGCCCGGGCGGGCGCAGCCCCCAGGTGAGAACGGTGCCGGAGACCGCGTCGACGGTGATGCCCGCGAGCTGCCAGAGCGTGCTGCGATCGCGGGCGGTGAGCGGGTCGGGGCGATCGAAGGCCAGGCTCAGCGCGCGGATCGCAAGCCGACCGGCGAGCCGGTCGCCGTCGAGCGCGTGCGAATCCCCGGCCACGTCGGTGGCTAGCTGGCCGAGCATCCGAGATGGCTGTCGGTGGTCCAGAGCTGTCGCCACAGCCTTTGCAGCGGTGGCGAATTCGGCGCGGCCGGTCTCGGGGGTGCGCAGCAGGAGGCCGGTGCCGTGCAGCCACTGCTTCCACACCTCGATCCAGGGCGCCGCCGCCAGTCCGGTGTCGTCGAGCACCCGCTCCACCTCGGCCCACAGCGCGGTGACGGTGTCGGTGCGGGCCAGCCGCTCCGAGGGGCGATCGCGCAGCGGGCCGCCGGTCAGCTCGGCGAGCACGGTGACCAGACCGGATCCGGCGGCGCTCTGCCGCAGCGCCGCGTCGAGTTCGAAGATCGCGACAGTGCGGCGACCGGGGGTGACCCGGCGGCCGAGCAGCCCCGAGATCTTCTCGGCCGCGTCGGAATCGACATCCACCCTGACCGTGCCGGTGATGGCGTGCCCGGTGCGTTCGAGTCGTTCGCGCAGTTTCGCCCAGAACTCGGCCAGGCTCGGCGCGGCGAGATATTCGCGGGTGCGGGGTGGCAGGGGCATCAGCGACCGACCGCGGTGAGGAAGCTCTTGTTGCGCCCGTCCCAGCGGATGTGGGTCGGGACCACGCTGCTGTCGCCGATCCGGCGGATCTCGTAGATGTCCAGCGCGGGCACCTCGGGGACCGTACCCCAGAGCGCGTGGCCGGTCATCACGAAGTCGATGTCCAGCCGGACCAGCAATCCCATGAGTTCGCCGATCGCCCGCTCATCGACCTTGGCGAAGGCATCGTCGAGCAGGACCAGGCGCAGGGCGCCCGCGGCATCAGGGAGCCCGGAGAGGTAGCCGTCCGCGGCCGCGAAGAGCGTCACGTAGGAGACGAAGCGGGTCTCGCCCTGAGAGATCTTGGCGCGCCGCGAGATTCGCCTGGTCTGCCCCTGCTCGGGGCCGAGGATAGTGACCTCGACCGCGTGCCAGGCGCGGTAGTCGAGTGCTTCGCGCAGGTGGGCGGCGTATCCGGCGGCGGCGTCGGTGGCGTGCAGCCGCTCCACCCGCTCGCGGACCAGCGCGACCAGCTCCTCGCTGTCGTTGCCGGGACGCAGCTCGTCGGCCTTCCCGACGAGCTGCATGAGCCTGCGCAGCTCGGGGTCGGCATCGTTCAGTTCCCATCGGAGCCGCACCCCGATGTTGTGACTGGTCCTGGTGCCGGCGAGGCTGGCATTCATCGCGTCGACGAGGTTCCCGGCCTGCAGCACGCGGCTGCGCAGTTCGTCGGTGACATTGCCGAGGATGAACTCGGTGAAGACGTCGCGTTCCCGGTCGGTCAGTGCCTTCCGGCCGCGCTCGACCTTGTCGGTGAGGTGCGTGAGCACCGCGGGGAGGTCGTGGTGGTGCTCGGCGCCTTCGATGTGCACCAGGATCACGCCC is a window encoding:
- a CDS encoding arginine repressor; the encoded protein is MTASRSQSGRGPAIARTRAGRQSRIIELLATNPVRSQGELAALLAAEGIETTQATLSRDLDELGAVKLRAADGGAGVYIVPEDGSPVRGVTGGTDRLSKLLGDLLVSTDASGNMAVLRTPPGAAHYLASALDRAALPWIVGTIAGDDTIAVIAREPLTGAELAAKIEELA
- a CDS encoding type VII secretion target, which codes for MQVDPQQLRALAASMADIGGKVDALDVRTGGDAVAAALPGSPLGAACATATEYVEGAWLRMAMRHRRVANLCRGSADNYEVTENEFRDKLTQMGANL
- a CDS encoding TIGR02679 family protein, with translation MPLPPRTREYLAAPSLAEFWAKLRERLERTGHAITGTVRVDVDSDAAEKISGLLGRRVTPGRRTVAIFELDAALRQSAAGSGLVTVLAELTGGPLRDRPSERLARTDTVTALWAEVERVLDDTGLAAAPWIEVWKQWLHGTGLLLRTPETGRAEFATAAKAVATALDHRQPSRMLGQLATDVAGDSHALDGDRLAGRLAIRALSLAFDRPDPLTARDRSTLWQLAGITVDAVSGTVLTWGLRPPGRDQWSAMLRTRTELGLVTHLTLAELAAFPLTLTAPEVTVAACENPQVLQGAAERGVPAPLICFSGNPSAAGIALAERVRIRYHGDFDWPGIGIAARLHAIGAEPWRMSAADYLAAIDSGIHRLPLTGQQVPTPWDPELSSTMHRTGLIVHEESLLDVLLADLR